DNA sequence from the Anaerobacillus alkaliphilus genome:
ATGAATTGGCTAAAGTCCAATTGTGAGAGGATAGGGATTTCTCTTACTATTCACCAGATCCCATTAGAAACTATTTACAACCCTAGTGAAATGAGCAAGTATGACGCATTTTATTGTGGAGAAACCTTTGATGAAAATCAACTGTTGAGTTTATATCTATTATTCAAGAGTGAGAATAGTCTGCTTCGGTTTGGGTTGAATCAAAAACTTCGTAATAGAATAGATGCACTATTAAAAGAAGTTCAGTCAACAATAGAACCAAATGAACGACTAAATAACCTGCTAAACATTGAGGAGTGGCTTTTAAGAGAGGCTATTGTTATTTTAACGTACCATACAGTAGAGGAACAAAGGTATCATAAGTCGTTAAAAGGAGTTGAATTATCAGGGTTTGGAATGCCCGATTTTCGACAACTATGGATTAAGCGGGAAAAAGAAGACCAAAATGATGTATTCAAATGTTCCATATATATCCCTTAATTCGAGCGGAGATGTTGAATAACCAACATTATTGTCGAAGGAATTATTTCATCTTGTAGGGACTTTATTGATAAAATATAGGATGTAGCAAAAAGTACATAGAAGTGAGGGAGTGCATAAATGGATTGGAAGAATACATATGAAACATGGGTCAATTATGAAAAACTTGACCAGGAATTACATGAACAGTTACAAAAAATAAATGAAAATGAACAGTTGCTAGAAGACTGTTTCTATAAAAATTTAGAGTTCGGTACGGGTGGAATGAGAGGTGAAATTGGTCCTGGGACAAATCGAATGAACGTATATACTATTCGTAAGGCAGCCCTAGGATTGGCTCAATTCATTCTTGCTCATGGTGATGACGCGATTCAAAGAGGTGTTGCCATAGCATATGACAACCGTTTTAAATCGCAGGAATTCGCGTTAGAATCGGCGTTGACTTTAGGGAAACTTGGGATCAAAACTTACCTTTTTAAAAGATTACGCCCTACACCAGAACTTTCATTTGCGGTTCGCTATTTAAACGCGTTTTCTGGTATCGTGATCACTGCAAGTCACAATCCACCAGAATATAATGGCTTTAAGGTTTACGGAGATGATGGTGCTCAATTAACTCCGGATGCAGCTGAGTTACTAGTAGACAAGGTAAATGAGGTTGAAAATGAGTTGTTAATAGAAGTTGCTGAGAAAGAAGCACTACTAGAAAACGGTTTGCTTGTGATGATTGAAGAAGAGATAGATGACGCTTATGTCGAACAGTTAAAGACTGTAATTGTAAATAAAGAATTAGTGAGTACGTTTGGTCAAGAGGTGAAGATTGTCTTTACCCCACTTCACGGAACAGCAACATTACCTGTTCAACGAGGATTTGAGGCTGTTGGCTTTACAAATTATCAAATTATTGAAGAACAAGCTATTCCTGACCCGAAATTTACAACAGTTGCATCGCCTAACCCCGAAGAGCATTCTGCTTTTGAAATGGCCATTAAATACGGATTAGAGTTTGATGCAGATGTACTTATTGCCACAGACCCAGATGCTGACCGAGTTGGTGTTGCAGTAAAGGATGACAAAGGTGAATATGTGGTTCTTACAGGAAATCAAACAGGCGCCTTAATGGTTGAATATTTGCTTTCGCAGCAGCAAAAGGCAGGGACTCTTCCGGCCAATGGTATTGTAATTAAAACAATTGTAACTTCGGAGCTTGGTAGAATTATTGCTGAAGCATATGGTTTATCAGCATTAGATACCTTAACAGGATTTAAGTTTATCGGTGAGAAAATTAGGGAATACGAAACGTCAGGTGAGAAGACTTTCTTATTTGGTTATGAAGAGAGCTATGGATACCTAGTAAAGGACTTTGCGCGAGACAAAGATGCTATACAAGCCGTTCTGTTAGCGGCAGAACTTACTGCTTATTATAAATCTCAAGGTAAAACTCTTTATCAGGGATTAATGGAACTTTTTGAAAAGTACGGTTATTACTTAGAAGGCCTACAATCAATTACACTAAAAGGGAAAACAGGCATCGAAAAAATGAACGAAATCATTACCTCTTTTAGAGAAAATCCGCCTAGCGATTTTGCTGGTTCTCGAGTAGTTGCGGTAGAGGATTATTTGTTGCAGGAACGTATATTTATTGAAACAGGTAGTAAAGAAGAAATTACGCTTCCAAAGTCAAATGTTCTGAAATATCTTCTTGATGATCAATCATGGATCTGCGTTCGACCATCAGGAACAGAACCAAAGATTAAGTTTTACTTTGGAACAACTAGTGACTCTTTAGAAGCTAGTGAAACTCATTTAGATCAATTAAAAGCATCTGTGATGGAGAAAATTAATTAGATTGAGTTGTAATTTTGCGAGCGCATAAATTATTTTATTTATGTGCTCGCCCTTAAAAAAACCTGGACACTACAATAGAGGTGAGCTGAGATGGTTACAACAGGGCAGATGTTAGGGTGTAATATAGAGAGTAAAAGAAGGGAAATGATTGAAGCTAGCAATCGCTATGGCTTGTGTGCCAATGTGACAATTAAAATTAGTCAAGAGTTGGACGAGCTTTTAAACCAATACTACAGAATGATGACACAACCCAAAGAAATGTATGTTGAAACTAGTAAATAAAAAAAATCTAAATTATTTTTTCAACATTTGTTGACAAATTTCATGAAGGCTGGTAGTATATATTCTTGTGACTGACATTTTTAAAAAACAAATATTTTAAGTAACACGGAGGAATACTCAAGTGGCTGAAGAGTTCGGTCTTGAAAACCGATAGGTCGTGAAAGCGGCGCGGGGGTTCGAATCCCTCTTCCTCCTCCATATTTTTGGACCCGTGGTGTAGCGGTTAACATGCCTGCCTGTCACGCAGGAGATCGCCGGTTCGATCCCGGTCGGGTCCGCCATTTTCAATTATGAATTACGAATTATGAATTATGGCTCGGTAGCGACGAGCATTACTTCCTTGAATTAGCATCGAGTTGTCTCGACGAAGCATGCTTCGGAGCATAACTAGTAGAGGAAGAGACACAGATTCATATGTAATAATGAAATAAAGATAATCTGATAAAATGGCTCGGTAGCTCAGTCGGTAGAGCAGAGGACTGAAAATCCTCGTGTCGGCGGTTCGATTCCGTCCCGAGCCACCATTTTTAAC
Encoded proteins:
- a CDS encoding phospho-sugar mutase, which codes for MDWKNTYETWVNYEKLDQELHEQLQKINENEQLLEDCFYKNLEFGTGGMRGEIGPGTNRMNVYTIRKAALGLAQFILAHGDDAIQRGVAIAYDNRFKSQEFALESALTLGKLGIKTYLFKRLRPTPELSFAVRYLNAFSGIVITASHNPPEYNGFKVYGDDGAQLTPDAAELLVDKVNEVENELLIEVAEKEALLENGLLVMIEEEIDDAYVEQLKTVIVNKELVSTFGQEVKIVFTPLHGTATLPVQRGFEAVGFTNYQIIEEQAIPDPKFTTVASPNPEEHSAFEMAIKYGLEFDADVLIATDPDADRVGVAVKDDKGEYVVLTGNQTGALMVEYLLSQQQKAGTLPANGIVIKTIVTSELGRIIAEAYGLSALDTLTGFKFIGEKIREYETSGEKTFLFGYEESYGYLVKDFARDKDAIQAVLLAAELTAYYKSQGKTLYQGLMELFEKYGYYLEGLQSITLKGKTGIEKMNEIITSFRENPPSDFAGSRVVAVEDYLLQERIFIETGSKEEITLPKSNVLKYLLDDQSWICVRPSGTEPKIKFYFGTTSDSLEASETHLDQLKASVMEKIN
- a CDS encoding aspartyl-phosphate phosphatase Spo0E family protein; the protein is MVTTGQMLGCNIESKRREMIEASNRYGLCANVTIKISQELDELLNQYYRMMTQPKEMYVETSK